The Acidobacteriota bacterium DNA segment TGGCGTGACCAAGATCGGTCGCCACTCCTACGTGCGTCGGGATCAGGCCCAGGCGGAGACCTTCCGCAAGATGATTCTGGCTTCCGCCAAGGACATTCGGGTGATTCTGGTCAAGCTGGCGGATCGTCTGCACAATATGCAGACCCTCCAGCACATGTCTCCGGAGGCCCGCCGCCGCATCTCCCGAGAGACCTTGGAGATCTACGCCCCCATCGCTCACCGGCTGGGCATGGCGAAGGTCAAGGGGGATCTGGAGGACCTCTCCTTCTACTTTCTCTATCCGCACCAATTCGCCGAGCTCCACACCAAGATCCAGGAGAAGGTGAAGCTCGGCAAGGAAGAGGTCGAGAGCCTCCGGGAGCGCTTCGCCCGCACCCTCGAGGAGGTGGGCATCGAGGCGGAGATCGGTTTTCGGGTCAAGCGTTACTACTCCATCTACCAGAAGCTGCGGCGCCAGGGCATCGACATCTCCCGGCTCTACGACTACCTGGCTTTCCGCATCATCACCAACAGCGACAAAGACACCTACGCGGCCCTCGGCGTGGTGCATCAGAACTGGCGGCCGGTGCCCGGGCGATTCAAGGATTACATCGCCATGCCCAAGCCCAACCTCTACCAGTCGCTGCACACGACGGTGGTGGGGAGCAAGGGGCAGCCCTTCGAGGTGCAGATCCGCACCCGCGAGATGGATTTGATCGCCGAGGAAGGCATCGCGGCTCACTGGCGCTACAAAGAAGGCCGGGGGGAGAACCCTGCCAGTGATCTCAATATTCTCTGGCTGCGCCAGCTGCTGGAGTGGCAGAAGGAGATCAAGGACCCCCGGACCTTCCTCACCACCCTCAAGATCGACCTCTACCCCGACGAGGTCTACGTCTTCACTCCCAAGGGGCAGGTGTTTTGCTTCCCCCGAGGCGCCAGCCCGCTGGATTTCGCCTACAAGGTCCACACCGAGCTCGGCCACCACTGCGCCGGGGCGCGGGTCAACGGCAAGCTGGTGCCGCTACGGACTCAGCTGACCAACGGCGACATGGTGGAGATCCTCACCAGCCCCAACAGCACTCCCAGCCGGGACTGGCTCAACTTCGTGGTCACCTCCCGGGCCAAGAGCAAGATCCGCCACTGGCTCAACGCGGTGCAGAAGGAGCGCTCGGTGGAGATCGGCCGGCCGCTGCTGGAAAAGGAGCTGCGCAAATACAAGGTCAGCCCCAAGAAGGTCTACGACAGCGAGGCGATGGCGGAGTACCTCAAGCAGGAGGGAATGGCCAGCGTCGAGGATCTCTTCGGGCGCATCGGCTTCGGCAAGGTGGCGCCGAAGAACGTGGCGGCCCAGGTGCTCACCGAGGCGCAGCTTTCGGAGCCGGCGGAGGAGCCGGGGCGGCTGCGGCGGGCGGTGCGCAAGATCTTGCCCTTCGGTACTGGCCCGATCCTGGTCAAGGGCCAGGGAGACTTGCTCGCCTATCTGGCCAAATGCTGCAGTCCGGTCCCCGGCGAGGACATCGTCGGCTACGTCACCCGCGGCCGTGGCGTCTCGGTGCATTCCGCCGATTGTCCCAACGTCCGCAACCTGCTCTACAACCAGGACCGGGAGATCGAGGTCCAATGGGCCAAGGACGGGGAGAGCCGCTATCGGGTGACGGTGAGCATCGAGGCCACCGACGAGCCGGGGATGCTCGCCAAGCTCACCGAGGTCATCGCCAAGCTCGACAGCAATATCGCCCATCTGGAGGCCGAGACGGTGGAGCCCGGGGTGGGGCTCATCGAGGTGGTGGTGCAGGTGCGGGACCGCAAGCACCTGGAGAAGATCCTCAAGGCGCTACGAGCGATTCCGGGGATGACCCGGGTGGAGCGCCGGATGAACGGCGGTGCCGGCATCCGCGCCCTGCCTTGATTCCTTCATCACAACGCAGAACAGCGCACCCCGGATGGAGTGCGCTGGAAGGGACCGCGGCGGTCTGGGGAAGGCCGGAAACCTGTCTCTCAGGTTTCGGCGTTCTCAGGTCTCCAGGTTCTCGGGGCTCCAGTTGCGCACCGGCGGCTTCTGGACCTTGCCGCTGCGCAGGCAGCGGGTGCAGACCCAGATGCGCTTGACCTGGCCGTCGATGAAGGCCCGGACGCGCTGCAGGTTGGCCTTGTAGGTCCGGGAGGTCACATTGTGGGCGTGGCTGATGCTACGGCCGAAGACCGTACCCTTGTCGCAGTACTCGCATCGCTTGGACATTGCGCTAGTCTCCTGAGCCCCTGTCTTCTGAGCCCCTTAAATGCCCCGAATTCTTCTTCGAGCCGAGGCCTACGATCGAAGCTCGCCCGCTGAAATCGAGCTCTTGGCAAGCTCCGTTCTTTGGGTCTAAGCTATTGGTTCTTCAAGTGCTTGGCGGTCGATCGAGGATCCTTCCGGGCAATCTGCTGGCCGAGGGACCCTCGCCGTGACCAGAGCAACGAAGACTACCACGGGCCAAAGCTCTGGCGCAAGGTCTGAGCTGCCGCCCCAGGCTCTTTTCGTCTCCGATTTCGTGTATAGTCATTCGGTCCTTCTTCGCAGTGGAGTCGGAAAGGTCTAAATAGCCATAGAGTAATCTAATCTCTTGACACCCCTAGCCGGATGCTGCTAGCCTCCAGCGAAGCTTTAAATAAGTGGCCCTAAACTAGCATGACCATTGAGCTTTTGGGGCCCCGAAAGGGGGCAGTTGCCTGTGCTGTTCTCGCGCAGTAAAAGCGTAGTTGGGCTCGACATCGGAAGCTCCGCCGTCAAGCTCGTAGAACTAAAGGAGCGCAAGGGGGACTTCCAGCTAGTCCACCTGGGGATGGATCCATTGTCTCCGGAAGCCATCGTCGATGGCTCCATCATGGACTCGTCGCTGGTGGTGGATGCGATCCACCGCCTCAACGACGAGAGCAAGAGTAAAAACTCCAATTACGCTACCTCCCTGTCCGGTCATTCCGTCATCATCAAGAAGATCCAGCTGCCCGCCATGAGCAGCGAGGAGCTCGCCGAGTCCATCCAGTGGGAGGCAGAGCAGTACATCCCCTTCGACATCAACGACGTCCGGCTGGACTATGTCGTGCTGTCGGAGGAGGATGCCGTCCACGAAGAGATGGAGGTCCTGCTGGTCGCCGTCAAGCGCGACAAGGTCAACGACTATCAGTCGGTGATCAGCCAGACCGGCAAGACCCCGGCCCTCATCGATATCGACGTCTTCGCCATCCAGAACGCCTACGAGGTCAACTACGACCTCGATCCCCTCAAGGTCGTGGCCCTAATCAACA contains these protein-coding regions:
- the rpmB gene encoding 50S ribosomal protein L28 encodes the protein MSKRCEYCDKGTVFGRSISHAHNVTSRTYKANLQRVRAFIDGQVKRIWVCTRCLRSGKVQKPPVRNWSPENLET
- a CDS encoding bifunctional (p)ppGpp synthetase/guanosine-3',5'-bis(diphosphate) 3'-pyrophosphohydrolase codes for the protein MPRKIPPPVPAVKVENLDPVLERLEAQGRPYDETFLRRVYEFSAEMHRDQKRRSGEPYLFHPLAVSLLLADLKFDQVCVATGLLHDVLEDTLTSREVLEEKFGVEIAELVDGVTKIGRHSYVRRDQAQAETFRKMILASAKDIRVILVKLADRLHNMQTLQHMSPEARRRISRETLEIYAPIAHRLGMAKVKGDLEDLSFYFLYPHQFAELHTKIQEKVKLGKEEVESLRERFARTLEEVGIEAEIGFRVKRYYSIYQKLRRQGIDISRLYDYLAFRIITNSDKDTYAALGVVHQNWRPVPGRFKDYIAMPKPNLYQSLHTTVVGSKGQPFEVQIRTREMDLIAEEGIAAHWRYKEGRGENPASDLNILWLRQLLEWQKEIKDPRTFLTTLKIDLYPDEVYVFTPKGQVFCFPRGASPLDFAYKVHTELGHHCAGARVNGKLVPLRTQLTNGDMVEILTSPNSTPSRDWLNFVVTSRAKSKIRHWLNAVQKERSVEIGRPLLEKELRKYKVSPKKVYDSEAMAEYLKQEGMASVEDLFGRIGFGKVAPKNVAAQVLTEAQLSEPAEEPGRLRRAVRKILPFGTGPILVKGQGDLLAYLAKCCSPVPGEDIVGYVTRGRGVSVHSADCPNVRNLLYNQDREIEVQWAKDGESRYRVTVSIEATDEPGMLAKLTEVIAKLDSNIAHLEAETVEPGVGLIEVVVQVRDRKHLEKILKALRAIPGMTRVERRMNGGAGIRALP
- the pilM gene encoding type IV pilus assembly protein PilM — translated: MLFSRSKSVVGLDIGSSAVKLVELKERKGDFQLVHLGMDPLSPEAIVDGSIMDSSLVVDAIHRLNDESKSKNSNYATSLSGHSVIIKKIQLPAMSSEELAESIQWEAEQYIPFDINDVRLDYVVLSEEDAVHEEMEVLLVAVKRDKVNDYQSVISQTGKTPALIDIDVFAIQNAYEVNYDLDPLKVVALINMGASVTNINVLARGNTVFWRDITFGGNQFTEALQREFSLSFEQAEALKRGDTVGNYSAAEARPILDSVSEEMASEIQKTFDFFSATSSEGPVEELVLSGGCALTPNLQQILRDRFGVPNELLNPFRRIHFKESDFDADWLQSIAPRLAVAVGLAIRKVGG